A window of Pseudomonas alcaliphila JAB1 genomic DNA:
GCTCACTGTCGATAGGCAACAGCACCGCCCCGCTCTGCTTGACCGCCTGCATGAACAAGGCACCGGACATTACCAGCGCCTCCTTGTTCGCCAGCAACACCTTCTTGCCAGCCTGCACGGCCGCCAGGGTCGGCTTGAGGCCCGCTGCGCCAACAATGGCCGCCATTACGCAATCGACCGCCGCGTCGGCAGATACGGCGCACAGCCCTGCTTCGCCAACCAGCACTTCGGTCGCCAGCCCGGCAGAACGCAGATTGTTCTGCAACTCGAGCGCTGAAGCGTCATCAGGCACCACGGCGTAGCGCGGCCGATGCTGCACACACAGCACCTGCAGCTCTGTCAGGCGCGAAAAGCCCGTCAGCGCGAAGACGCTGTAGCGCTCAGGGTGGCGCGCGATCACATCCAGCGTACTGAGGCCAATAGAGCCCGTAGCGCCCAGCACGGTGACCTGCTGCACTGCGTTCACAGCGCGCCCCAACCAGCGAGCCAGAGCAGTGCAGCGAACAGCGGGATGGCTGCGGTCAGACTGTCGATACGATCCAGCACTCCGCCATGCCCCGGCAGCAGATTGCTGCTGTCCTTGATACCGGACTGACGCTTGAACATGCTTTCGGTCAGGTCGCCAACCACGGAAATCAGTACCACCACAGCGGCACCCGCCAGCGCCAGCAGCAGCCCACCAGCAGACCAGCCTTGCTGCAGCCCGACCAGCAGGGTGATCAGCAGGCTGGCCGCAAGACCGCCGTAGAGCCCTTCCCAGCTCTTGCCCGGGCTGACCTTGGGCGCCAGCTTGCGCTTGCCAAAGGTCTTGCCGGAAAAATAGGCGCCGATATCCGCCCCCCAGACCAGCACCATCACCGCGATGATCAGCGCATTGGCCTGCGGCCACTGCTTGAGCAGGATCAGCCCTTGCCAGGCCGGCAGCAGAATCAGCAAACCAATCAGCAAACGCCCCGGCACACCGCCCCAGAGACGACTGCTATCGGGATAGGTCATTACCAGAAAGGTCGCGACCAACCACCACAGCACAGCCACCACCAGCAGCAGCGGGGCAACGACCGGCACCATGTACAGCAAGCCGAGCAACACGGCCACTGCAGCCGCATAGGCCACACGCAGCGACTGCGCCTCGAACCCTGCCAGACGGGCCCATTCCCAGGCCCCCAGCGTGACCACCGCACCGATGAACAGGGCAAAGGCACCGCCATCGAGCAGAAAAAAACCGCCCAGGGCGATGGGCAACAGCACCAGCGCCGTGATGATTCGTTGTTTGAGCATTAGGAGCGCGCCTCAGCTTCCACCTGCTCGCTGGTCTTGCCGAAGCGACGCTGGCGGGTAGCGAAATCGGCCAGCGCCTTGCGCATGGCCTCGTGCTTGAAGTCCGGCCAATAGAGGTCGGAGAAGTACAGTTCGCTATAAGCCAACTGCCACAGGAGGAAGTTACTGATGCGGCGCTCGCCACCCGTACGGATGCACAGGTCGGGCAAAGGCAGGTCACCGGTAGCCAGACAACCCTGAAGCAATTGCGGGGTAATGTCTTCGGGCTGCAAATGACCTGCTTGCACCTCACGCGCCAGACGCTGAGCGGCCTGGGCGATATCCCACTGACCACCGTAGTTGGCCGCGATCTGCAAGGTGAAACGCCGGTTGCCGGCAGTCAGTTGCTCGGCTTCGCGCATGGCTGCCTGCAACTCGGGATGAAAACGCGAGCGATCACCGATGATACGCAGGCTGATATCGTTATCCAGCAGACGCTTGGCCTCACGACGCAGCGCCCCCAGGAACAACTCCATCAGCGCACCGACCTCTTCGGCCGGACGCTGCCAGTTCTCGCTGGAAAAGGCGAACAGGGTGAGCACCTCGACGCCCGACTCGGCACAGACCTCGATCACCGCGCGAACCGCATCGACCCCAGCCTTGTGCCCAGCCACACCTGGCAACAGGCGCTTCTTCGCCCAACGGTTGTTGCCATCCATGATGATGGCGACATGCCGCGGCACCGCCCCCTGCTTGTTTTTGTCCATTTATGGGCGCCCAGCCGTCAGACGGCCATCAGGTCCGCTTCTTTGACCTCGAGCGCCTTGTCGACATCACCGATGAACTTGTCAGTGATCTTCTGCAGCTCGTCAGCGGCGCGACGCTCTTCGTCCTCGCTGATTTCCTTGGCCTTGGACAGCTTCTTCAGCTCGGCCAGGGCATCACGACGCACGTTGCGCACGGCGACCTTGGCATCTTCGGCAACGCCACGCGCCTGCTTGGTATAGCCCTTGCGGGTTTCCTCGGTCAGCGCCGGCATCGGCACACGGATGGTGGTACCAGCGCTGCTCGGGTTCAGGCCCAGGTCGGAGGTCATGATGGCCTTCTCGATGGCAGCACTGAGGGTCTTGTCATGCGCGACGATCTTCAGGGTGCGCGCGTCCTCGACGGAGATCGCAGCAACCTGGTTCAGCGGCATGTCGCTACCCCAGGCCGGCACCTTGACGCTGTCGAGAATGCTCGGATGGGCACGACCGGTTCGAATGGAGGCCAGGTTACGACCCAGCGATTCCAGGGACTTGCTCATGCGCTCCTGAGCGTCTTTCTTGATGTCGTTGATCATTGTGCATCCTCCTCGATCAGAGTTCCTTCGGCGCCACCCACTACAACGTTCAGCAGTGCGCCGGGCTTGTTCATGTTGAAAACCCGCAGCGGCATGTTGTGATCACGGCACAGGCAGATGGCCGTCAGATCCATCACGCCCAGCTTGCGATCGAGCACCTCGTCATAGGTCAGGCGCTCGAACTTCTCGGCATGCGGGTCTTTGAACGGGTCGGCAGTGTACACGCCATCGACCTTGGTCGCCTTCAGTACCACGTCCGCATCGATTTCGATGGCGCGCAGGCAGGCAGCCGAATCGGTGGTAAAGAAGGGGTTACCAGTGCCAGCAGCAAAAATCACTACCTCACCGGTCTTCAGGTGGCGCAGGGCCTTGCGACGGTCATAGTGATCGGTCACGCCAACCATGGAGATCGCCGACATGACGATGGCGGGGATGTTCGAACGCTCCAGCGCATCACGCATGGCCAGCGCGTTCATCACGGTGGCCAGCATGCCCATGTGGTCACCGGTGACGCGATCCATGCCGGCAGCGGACAGCGCCGCGCCACGGAACAGGTTGCCACCACCGATCACCAGGCCGACCTGCACACCGATACCGACCAGTTGGCCGACTTCCAGCGCCATGCGATCGAGCACCTTGGGATCGATGCCGAAATCTTCCGAGCCCATCAGGGCCTCGCCGCTAAGTTTGAGCAGAATGCGTTTGTAGCGAGGTTGGCGACCAGTTGTCTGCTGAGCCATTGCAAGTCTCTCCTGCGGCGATATGAAATTCTTGAGCAACGCGCTCGGGCGCTGCAATTATCCGGCACTTCGAACGTGCCGGCGACCTAAGGTTGCAAGGCCGTTAGTACATTTGTTGCCCCTTATTCGGCAAAGAGGCTGCACGCGCAAGCGGGCAGCCTCTCTGGGACAACTGGCCGAACCGCCGATTACTGCTTGCTGGCAGCAACCTGAGCGGCAACTTCGGCGGCGAAGTCGGTCTCGGCCTTCTCGATACCCTCGCCCACTTCGTAACGAACGAAGGAAACGATTTCGGCACCGGCTTTCTTCACCAGGTCACCGACCTTGACTTCCGGATCCATGATGAAGGCTTGCTCGACCAGGCTGGCTTCGGCCAGGAACTTGGTGATACGGCCTTTGATCATGTTCTCGACGATGTTTTCCGGCTTGCCAGCGATCTTCTCGGCGTTCAGCTGCAGGAAGATTTCCTTTTCCTTGGCAACCAGCTCTTCGGAGACCTGATCCGGCGAAACAACGGCCGGGTTGGAGGCAGCAACGTGCATGGCAACGTGCTTGGCCAGTTCGTCGTTGCCGCCTTTCAGGACAACCAGAACGCCAATACGGTGGCCGTGCAGGTAGGCGCCAACGGTTTCGCCGGAAACAGCGGTCAGGCGACGGATGTTGACGTTCTCACCGCACTTGGCAACCAGAGCTTCACGAGCGGATTCGCGCGAGGCGATCAGCGGAGCGGCTTCGGTCAGGTTCTTCTCGAAGGCTTCGTCCAGGCTTTCCTTGACGAAGGCTTTGAAGTCGTCCTGCAGAGCCAGGAAGTCGGTCTGCGAGTTGACTTCGATGATCAGGCCACGACCACCTTCTACACGAACGGCGATGGAGCCTTCAGCGGCAATGTTGCCAGCCTTCTTGGCAGCCTTGATGGCGCCGGAAGCGCGCATGTCATCAATGGCTTTCTCGATGTCGCCACCAGCGGCAACCAGCGCCTTCTTGCACTCCATCATGCCTTGGCCAGTACGCTCGCGCAGTTCTTTAACCAGGGCTGCAGTAATTTCTGCCATCTTGAAAATCCTCTCGGTAGGTCTTCAATCATTCACCCGCATGGCGGGCGATCAAATCTGTGAGTGGCAAAAAGGGGGCTTAGCCCCCTTCTTGCACAGCGCGTAACGCTAGATGCTTTGCGTTACCGCTTAGCCTTCGGCGCTCTCGGCAGCCGCGGCTTCTTCGACGAACTCTTCAGTGCCGCCGCCAGCATTGCTGCGACCACGGATCACGGCGTCGGCCATGGCACCCATGTACAGCTGGATGGCGCGGATGGCGTCGTCGTTACCCGGGATGATGTAGTCAACGCCTTCCGGGCTGCTGTTGGTATCGACGATGCCGATAACCGGGATGCCCAGCTTGTTGGCTTCGGTGATAGCAATGCGCTCGTGGTCAACGTCGATCACGAACAGAGCGTCCGGCAGACCGCCCATGTCCTTGATACCACCCAGGCTGCGATCCAGTTTTTCCAGATCACGGGTACGCATCAGGGCTTCTTTCTTGGTCAGCTTGGCGAAAGTACCGTCCTGGGACTGAACTTCCAGCTCACG
This region includes:
- a CDS encoding phosphatidate cytidylyltransferase, translated to MLKQRIITALVLLPIALGGFFLLDGGAFALFIGAVVTLGAWEWARLAGFEAQSLRVAYAAAVAVLLGLLYMVPVVAPLLLVVAVLWWLVATFLVMTYPDSSRLWGGVPGRLLIGLLILLPAWQGLILLKQWPQANALIIAVMVLVWGADIGAYFSGKTFGKRKLAPKVSPGKSWEGLYGGLAASLLITLLVGLQQGWSAGGLLLALAGAAVVVLISVVGDLTESMFKRQSGIKDSSNLLPGHGGVLDRIDSLTAAIPLFAALLWLAGWGAL
- the uppS gene encoding polyprenyl diphosphate synthase, giving the protein MDKNKQGAVPRHVAIIMDGNNRWAKKRLLPGVAGHKAGVDAVRAVIEVCAESGVEVLTLFAFSSENWQRPAEEVGALMELFLGALRREAKRLLDNDISLRIIGDRSRFHPELQAAMREAEQLTAGNRRFTLQIAANYGGQWDIAQAAQRLAREVQAGHLQPEDITPQLLQGCLATGDLPLPDLCIRTGGERRISNFLLWQLAYSELYFSDLYWPDFKHEAMRKALADFATRQRRFGKTSEQVEAEARS
- the frr gene encoding ribosome recycling factor; translated protein: MINDIKKDAQERMSKSLESLGRNLASIRTGRAHPSILDSVKVPAWGSDMPLNQVAAISVEDARTLKIVAHDKTLSAAIEKAIMTSDLGLNPSSAGTTIRVPMPALTEETRKGYTKQARGVAEDAKVAVRNVRRDALAELKKLSKAKEISEDEERRAADELQKITDKFIGDVDKALEVKEADLMAV
- the pyrH gene encoding UMP kinase translates to MAQQTTGRQPRYKRILLKLSGEALMGSEDFGIDPKVLDRMALEVGQLVGIGVQVGLVIGGGNLFRGAALSAAGMDRVTGDHMGMLATVMNALAMRDALERSNIPAIVMSAISMVGVTDHYDRRKALRHLKTGEVVIFAAGTGNPFFTTDSAACLRAIEIDADVVLKATKVDGVYTADPFKDPHAEKFERLTYDEVLDRKLGVMDLTAICLCRDHNMPLRVFNMNKPGALLNVVVGGAEGTLIEEDAQ
- the tsf gene encoding translation elongation factor Ts, producing MAEITAALVKELRERTGQGMMECKKALVAAGGDIEKAIDDMRASGAIKAAKKAGNIAAEGSIAVRVEGGRGLIIEVNSQTDFLALQDDFKAFVKESLDEAFEKNLTEAAPLIASRESAREALVAKCGENVNIRRLTAVSGETVGAYLHGHRIGVLVVLKGGNDELAKHVAMHVAASNPAVVSPDQVSEELVAKEKEIFLQLNAEKIAGKPENIVENMIKGRITKFLAEASLVEQAFIMDPEVKVGDLVKKAGAEIVSFVRYEVGEGIEKAETDFAAEVAAQVAASKQ
- the rpsB gene encoding 30S ribosomal protein S2; the encoded protein is MSQVNMRDMLKAGVHFGHQTRYWNPKMGKYIFGARNKIHIINLEKTLPMFNEAQAFVEKLAAGKNKILFVGTKRSAGKIVREEAARCGSPFVDHRWLGGMLTNYKTIRASIKRLRELEVQSQDGTFAKLTKKEALMRTRDLEKLDRSLGGIKDMGGLPDALFVIDVDHERIAITEANKLGIPVIGIVDTNSSPEGVDYIIPGNDDAIRAIQLYMGAMADAVIRGRSNAGGGTEEFVEEAAAAESAEG